The Thalassoroseus pseudoceratinae genome has a segment encoding these proteins:
- a CDS encoding 3-keto-disaccharide hydrolase, which produces MKCWSRIACVLALLPHLQVLAADDYKIPYLGGNGLTAWSVCENCEVEFVDGELLMKSGDGWMRSHHRYRDFQLHFEWKAPKKGNWQLGVYLRAHKPGVPFLKATSKNASAQKIEGAFKKGQWNTYDITVRGNTVTVRTNNGEPTTSTALDNEDGYIGLEAIVPDGSHIRLRNIEVTETGFRSLLDGSELTHWEGAGQPPETCWELADGVLTCVKPKGPWLRSRKEYGDFNLRLQYRLQAGSNSGVYVRVPHDGNHHRDKDSQPPAGFEVQVLDDSAEKYKSLKDYQYSASVYDIAGASPRVCRPPGQWNTLEIECKGHTVRTVHNGVEVVHVTAQKHPLIKLRQTRGYLGLQNHGVGVSFRNLRIRED; this is translated from the coding sequence ATGAAGTGTTGGTCGAGAATTGCTTGCGTCCTCGCGTTGCTGCCTCATCTGCAAGTGTTGGCGGCAGATGACTACAAAATTCCGTATCTCGGAGGCAACGGCTTGACCGCCTGGAGTGTTTGCGAAAATTGCGAGGTCGAGTTCGTCGATGGCGAATTGCTGATGAAGTCCGGCGATGGTTGGATGCGATCGCACCATAGGTATCGTGATTTTCAACTTCACTTCGAATGGAAGGCCCCGAAGAAGGGGAATTGGCAGCTTGGTGTTTATCTTCGAGCCCACAAGCCGGGTGTTCCCTTTCTGAAGGCCACCAGCAAAAACGCGTCGGCTCAGAAGATCGAAGGGGCTTTCAAGAAAGGTCAGTGGAACACCTACGACATCACCGTGCGTGGCAACACCGTCACGGTTCGCACCAACAATGGAGAACCCACCACGTCCACCGCCCTAGACAACGAAGACGGTTACATCGGTCTGGAGGCGATCGTGCCTGACGGAAGCCACATTCGTTTGCGGAATATCGAAGTGACGGAAACCGGATTCCGAAGCTTGCTTGATGGTTCAGAACTGACACATTGGGAAGGAGCTGGTCAACCACCGGAGACTTGCTGGGAGTTGGCCGATGGTGTTTTGACATGCGTGAAGCCGAAAGGGCCGTGGCTCCGCAGTCGCAAGGAATACGGTGACTTCAACCTGCGGCTGCAATACCGATTGCAAGCCGGGAGTAATAGTGGCGTGTATGTTCGTGTCCCGCATGATGGAAATCACCACCGAGACAAGGACTCCCAACCGCCTGCCGGTTTCGAGGTGCAAGTTCTGGACGATTCGGCTGAGAAATACAAGAGCCTCAAGGACTACCAGTATTCGGCCTCCGTGTATGACATCGCCGGTGCGTCTCCCCGCGTGTGTCGTCCTCCCGGTCAGTGGAACACGCTGGAAATTGAGTGCAAAGGACACACCGTCCGCACGGTTCACAACGGCGTCGAAGTGGTGCACGTCACAGCTCAAAAACACCCGTTGATCAAACTACGTCAAACTCGCGGTTATCTCGGACTGCAAAACCACGGCGTAGGTGTCTCCTTTCGGAATCTCCGGATTCGCGAGGACTGA
- a CDS encoding MG2 domain-containing protein: protein MSVVSSKRLRLLSCLSGGLLLTALLCLFGPRLSDAAADSQKAPPKDNPKQIAKPAALGGTDRYLTHVSTDKPIYRENEKVYIRGVLLEAHSRKPAPKRFATQATIEILGPKGDVVGSGRTNIQESTVGYAWKIPAGQSGGEYTAKVSYPWLGLPPAERKFDIRAYRAPRLKSQIEFIREGYGPGDKVSANVKVERAEGGIPVDAVATVRALVDGQTVHESKTVVDPTGIAAAQFELPKKMERGEGTLSFTIEDGGVVDTAAKTIPILLQTVDVNFYPEGGDLIAGIPNRVYVSAKTPAQKPADISGEIVDASMKVVGSFETVHEGRGRVTFTPKLGESYTLRITKPSGIGKAFPLPEIHKSGVTLQSPREVIETTQDVPLIIHSTDSQKLSVSLRQREKLVVRKTIETVEGKASKVNLDPQDASGVLVVTVEDANGTPLAERLVFREPKSGLKVKIEADKEKYTPGGTANLTIHATNADGEPVSAIVGVTVTDDSVLEMIETRDQQPRLPVMAFFENDVQDLADAHIYLDQDDPLAASAVDLLLGTQGWRRFAFYNSATLVKEHGDDARRVLALTIPTPRPFMRFRAAGAIGGAVEAEALELPQAAAAAIEVGEAPADKVGDASEIKKFADGPVGEKMPAKKPQAERPPAPPAENADAAPEQKQLRQQLGKAIAADRAATRRLLKPGANRVAGGFGAAPFVVVREFAHKVRANRQPGERVDFTETLYWHAGVRTDAETGIAKIAFDLSDAVTSFQVSADAFDESGNLYAATQQIQSVEPYYVEPKLPLEVTTGDTVLLPLGLVNSTSEVLSNVNLTVNAEGLTTTSFDPFVLSANQRVRRVLPLEVGRLNGTSQLVISTNAGPYQDQVTRPLVIVPQGFPVELAHGGMLYSDETKSHEIEITETVVPGSLTTKFTVFPTPMASLTAALERLIREPYGCFEQTSSTTYPLVMAGQYFQTHAGVDPELIQRSQAILAKGYDRLIGFECKSGGFEWFGEDPGHEALTAYGLLEFSDMAQVRDVDPEMLARTSQWLMGRRDGEGHFIRERRALHTWLADQDVSDAYITWALLSSGMTGLDKEVDTVGKDAQTNDNSYVVALAANVLVLADQKSAAQELLDKLVTLQAIDGSIDGASKSIVGSGGEALKIEATALATLAWLSNPDYIDFADKGVKYLASVCEDGRFGNTQSTVLALKAIVEFDKARAKPKADGSVQLLVDGQPFGDPVPFTKETRGEIKLPDFATKLTPGKHTIAVQMTDGSSMPYAVTVNFNEVQPQSNDNSPLQMQTSLSRGELQEGAATELRVRCENTSDETVPTPVAIVGLPGGFEVRHDQLKELVSAKKVAAYEVRGRDVILYWRAMEAGQEVDLSLSCIASIPGSYTGPASRIYPYYSDDQKFWVKPISATISAIE, encoded by the coding sequence ATGTCGGTCGTCTCATCCAAACGCCTCCGCCTGCTCAGTTGTCTCAGCGGTGGCCTTCTGTTGACAGCGTTGTTGTGCTTGTTTGGTCCCCGTCTGAGTGACGCGGCCGCGGACTCTCAGAAGGCCCCTCCCAAGGACAATCCCAAACAGATTGCAAAGCCCGCCGCACTTGGCGGGACGGATCGCTACCTAACGCATGTCTCGACCGACAAGCCAATTTATCGAGAAAACGAGAAGGTCTACATTCGGGGCGTTTTGCTCGAAGCACACTCTCGGAAGCCGGCCCCGAAGCGGTTTGCTACCCAAGCCACGATCGAAATTCTCGGTCCGAAAGGCGACGTAGTTGGCAGTGGTCGCACGAACATCCAGGAGAGTACCGTTGGTTATGCTTGGAAGATTCCCGCGGGACAATCCGGTGGCGAATACACGGCCAAAGTGAGTTACCCCTGGTTGGGACTCCCACCCGCCGAGCGAAAGTTCGACATTCGGGCTTACCGCGCACCACGGCTGAAAAGTCAGATCGAGTTTATCCGCGAAGGCTATGGTCCGGGGGACAAGGTCTCCGCCAATGTGAAGGTGGAGCGGGCCGAAGGAGGTATTCCGGTTGATGCAGTTGCCACGGTGCGTGCCCTTGTCGATGGCCAAACGGTTCACGAATCTAAAACGGTCGTTGATCCGACGGGGATTGCTGCCGCTCAATTTGAACTCCCTAAGAAAATGGAGCGGGGCGAAGGCACTTTGTCATTCACGATCGAAGACGGTGGCGTTGTCGACACCGCTGCGAAGACCATCCCAATTCTCCTGCAAACCGTCGATGTGAACTTCTATCCGGAAGGCGGTGACCTGATCGCGGGCATCCCCAACCGAGTTTATGTGTCCGCCAAAACGCCGGCGCAAAAACCGGCCGACATTTCCGGCGAGATTGTCGATGCCTCGATGAAGGTCGTTGGTTCGTTTGAAACGGTTCACGAAGGTCGTGGCCGCGTGACTTTCACTCCGAAACTAGGCGAGAGTTACACCCTGAGAATCACAAAGCCAAGTGGCATTGGGAAAGCGTTCCCACTCCCCGAGATTCATAAAAGCGGTGTGACACTGCAGTCACCGAGAGAGGTCATTGAGACAACCCAAGACGTTCCGTTGATCATCCACAGTACCGACTCACAAAAACTCAGTGTGTCGCTTCGGCAACGCGAAAAGCTCGTCGTCCGCAAGACGATCGAGACCGTGGAAGGAAAAGCGTCGAAGGTGAATCTTGATCCTCAGGACGCTAGCGGCGTTCTTGTGGTGACGGTTGAGGACGCCAACGGCACGCCTCTCGCCGAACGGCTCGTGTTTCGCGAACCAAAATCAGGCTTGAAAGTCAAAATTGAAGCCGACAAAGAAAAGTACACACCCGGCGGGACGGCTAATCTAACAATTCATGCCACAAATGCCGATGGGGAGCCTGTCTCCGCAATTGTCGGCGTGACGGTCACGGATGATAGTGTGCTTGAGATGATCGAGACTCGCGATCAACAACCGCGGTTGCCTGTCATGGCGTTCTTTGAAAACGATGTCCAAGACTTAGCCGATGCGCACATCTATCTTGATCAAGACGATCCATTAGCTGCATCTGCAGTAGACTTGTTGTTAGGGACACAGGGATGGCGTCGGTTCGCGTTTTACAATTCGGCGACGCTCGTCAAAGAACACGGTGACGATGCTCGTCGTGTGTTGGCTCTGACGATTCCCACGCCGAGACCCTTCATGCGATTTCGAGCAGCTGGCGCGATCGGTGGCGCGGTGGAAGCTGAGGCTCTTGAGTTACCGCAAGCAGCCGCCGCTGCGATCGAGGTCGGAGAGGCACCTGCCGATAAAGTTGGGGACGCGTCAGAAATCAAAAAATTCGCCGATGGTCCAGTCGGTGAAAAAATGCCAGCCAAAAAGCCGCAGGCGGAGCGACCACCAGCGCCGCCAGCGGAAAATGCCGATGCGGCACCAGAGCAAAAACAACTTAGGCAACAGCTTGGCAAAGCAATTGCTGCTGACCGTGCTGCTACCCGCCGCCTACTGAAGCCTGGGGCGAATCGAGTCGCTGGTGGCTTTGGTGCAGCACCGTTCGTCGTTGTTCGGGAATTTGCACACAAAGTTCGAGCAAATCGACAACCTGGCGAACGAGTCGATTTCACGGAAACCCTCTACTGGCATGCAGGAGTTCGAACTGATGCCGAAACGGGTATTGCGAAGATCGCATTTGACCTTAGCGACGCTGTGACGAGTTTTCAGGTCTCTGCTGACGCGTTCGACGAGTCTGGCAATCTCTATGCAGCCACTCAACAAATTCAGTCCGTCGAACCATACTATGTTGAACCGAAATTGCCTCTCGAAGTAACTACAGGCGACACCGTCCTACTACCGTTGGGACTGGTCAACTCAACGAGCGAAGTTCTTTCGAATGTGAACTTGACCGTGAATGCCGAGGGGCTCACCACGACGAGTTTTGATCCGTTCGTACTCTCCGCGAACCAACGTGTTCGTCGAGTCCTTCCGCTTGAAGTTGGACGGCTCAATGGGACTTCGCAACTTGTTATCTCGACGAACGCGGGACCATATCAAGATCAAGTAACGAGACCATTGGTCATCGTTCCACAAGGGTTCCCAGTTGAGTTGGCTCATGGCGGGATGTTGTATTCGGACGAAACCAAGTCGCACGAGATCGAGATCACAGAAACCGTTGTGCCGGGAAGTCTCACGACAAAGTTCACGGTTTTCCCCACTCCGATGGCGAGTCTTACCGCAGCACTCGAGCGACTGATCCGCGAGCCCTATGGTTGCTTTGAACAAACGAGTTCCACAACCTATCCGCTCGTGATGGCTGGACAATACTTTCAAACGCATGCTGGTGTCGATCCGGAATTGATTCAACGAAGTCAAGCAATCCTGGCGAAAGGCTACGATCGGCTGATCGGGTTTGAATGCAAGAGTGGAGGTTTCGAGTGGTTCGGTGAAGACCCAGGTCACGAAGCATTGACAGCTTACGGGTTACTCGAGTTCTCTGATATGGCTCAGGTCCGCGACGTCGATCCAGAGATGCTAGCACGAACGAGTCAATGGCTGATGGGACGTCGGGACGGAGAAGGCCACTTCATCCGTGAGCGACGAGCACTCCACACGTGGCTCGCAGATCAAGACGTCTCTGATGCATATATTACCTGGGCACTCCTGAGTTCCGGAATGACCGGCCTAGACAAAGAAGTTGACACCGTCGGCAAAGATGCGCAAACAAACGACAATAGCTATGTCGTCGCGTTGGCAGCCAATGTCTTGGTTCTCGCTGACCAGAAATCTGCTGCTCAAGAATTGCTGGACAAACTTGTGACTCTGCAGGCGATCGATGGTTCAATCGATGGGGCGAGTAAGTCTATCGTTGGGAGTGGCGGAGAGGCTTTGAAGATTGAAGCGACCGCACTTGCGACACTAGCTTGGTTGAGCAATCCCGATTACATCGACTTCGCTGACAAAGGCGTGAAATACCTAGCAAGCGTCTGTGAGGACGGTCGTTTCGGCAATACACAGTCGACTGTGCTAGCCTTGAAGGCAATCGTTGAATTCGACAAGGCTCGCGCAAAACCGAAAGCGGATGGTTCGGTTCAATTGTTAGTCGACGGTCAGCCGTTCGGTGATCCCGTTCCCTTCACGAAGGAAACCCGAGGAGAAATCAAGCTTCCCGATTTCGCAACGAAGCTGACGCCGGGTAAACACACGATTGCGGTCCAAATGACGGATGGTTCAAGCATGCCCTACGCGGTCACGGTCAACTTCAATGAAGTGCAACCACAATCAAACGATAATAGCCCACTGCAGATGCAGACGAGCCTGAGTCGAGGCGAATTGCAAGAAGGTGCGGCTACGGAATTAAGGGTCCGTTGCGAGAATACGTCCGATGAAACCGTCCCGACCCCGGTTGCAATTGTTGGGCTCCCGGGTGGTTTTGAGGTGCGTCACGATCAACTCAAGGAGTTGGTGAGTGCGAAGAAGGTTGCTGCCTATGAAGTTCGTGGCCGCGACGTCATTCTCTACTGGCGTGCTATGGAAGCTGGGCAAGAGGTTGATCTTAGTTTGTCTTGTATTGCCTCGATTCCGGGATCGTACACCGGCCCCGCGAGTCGAATTTACCCGTACTACTCAGACGATCAGAAGTTCTGGGTGAAACCGATATCAGCGACTATCTCTGCAATCGAATAG
- a CDS encoding BtpA/SgcQ family protein: protein MRLNLPLTFTEKHPLTIGMVHLRPLPGSPKYSGEWGTVIETAIADAKALERGGVDAVMVENFGDTPFFPGRVPPVTVAAMSVVTEKIRCAIELPLGVNVLRNDGESALAIAVVADASFIRVNVLSGARVTDQGVIQGSAHDLLRLRKHLNGEHVKILADVDVKHSAAVAVRPFAEELDDLVRRGGADAVIVSGSGTGAETSPQQIEEAISVANGTPILVGSGVSATNLPEMPIGVGGLIVGTSFKRGGEVQEPVDEKRVATFMRELRGRWN from the coding sequence ATGCGTTTGAATTTGCCGTTGACGTTTACCGAGAAGCACCCGCTTACGATTGGCATGGTTCATCTTCGACCGTTACCAGGGAGTCCGAAATATTCGGGCGAATGGGGAACCGTCATCGAGACAGCCATCGCCGATGCTAAAGCCCTTGAACGTGGTGGCGTGGATGCCGTCATGGTGGAAAACTTTGGCGATACGCCATTCTTTCCTGGGCGTGTTCCGCCGGTGACGGTCGCTGCGATGTCCGTGGTGACCGAAAAAATTCGTTGTGCCATTGAGCTTCCGCTGGGTGTCAACGTTCTTCGGAACGACGGTGAGTCGGCACTTGCGATTGCAGTCGTCGCAGACGCATCGTTCATTCGAGTGAATGTGTTGAGCGGAGCACGTGTGACGGATCAAGGTGTGATTCAAGGAAGTGCACACGATCTACTGCGACTACGGAAACATCTGAATGGCGAGCACGTCAAAATTCTGGCTGATGTCGACGTAAAACATTCGGCCGCCGTCGCAGTACGTCCGTTTGCTGAGGAACTTGACGACCTCGTTCGTCGAGGGGGGGCGGATGCGGTGATTGTCTCTGGTTCAGGGACTGGGGCGGAGACTTCACCACAGCAGATCGAGGAAGCCATCAGCGTTGCGAATGGTACGCCAATTCTCGTGGGCAGCGGTGTCTCCGCGACGAATCTTCCCGAGATGCCAATCGGAGTTGGTGGGCTGATTGTCGGGACAAGTTTCAAGCGTGGCGGCGAGGTTCAAGAACCCGTTGACGAGAAACGAGTTGCGACATTCATGCGAGAGCTTCGCGGGCGGTGGAACTGA
- a CDS encoding leucine-rich repeat domain-containing protein, with protein MTRFVFHALLLLPIVCLTSCTKSSETANPEQTSKSEPATEPETEPKANPIETLESLGSVRLDDDGNAVVVKIPDGKATDETASLLADMTTLKDVQLNGEKVTDAAIDSLVGLDKLKVLKLDGTSIGDSGLEKLSSIESLEQVYLSGTKITDEGLKHLGALPRLRRLRISNTQVTGEGMQHLASAKKLANLDVSKTSVDDRGLVYLSEIAVLTDLNLYTTNVADAGADHLSTMTQLTWLNLDNTKITDATLPKLKPLVNLTYLHLGRTTVSDAGIENLFGLKKLTRLEVTNTEVTEEGADKLRAALPDCEVLSGKTDAKS; from the coding sequence ATGACTCGATTTGTTTTCCATGCGTTGCTGTTGCTTCCCATCGTCTGTTTGACGTCTTGCACCAAATCATCGGAAACTGCGAACCCCGAACAAACAAGCAAATCTGAACCGGCGACCGAACCAGAGACCGAGCCCAAAGCGAATCCGATCGAAACCTTGGAATCGTTGGGTTCCGTTCGCCTCGATGACGACGGAAACGCAGTCGTTGTTAAAATCCCGGACGGCAAGGCAACCGACGAAACCGCGAGTCTGCTCGCCGACATGACGACTCTCAAAGACGTCCAACTGAATGGCGAGAAAGTCACGGATGCTGCGATCGACAGTCTCGTCGGGCTCGACAAACTGAAGGTCCTGAAACTCGATGGTACGTCCATCGGAGACTCCGGACTTGAGAAACTCAGTTCCATTGAGAGTCTTGAGCAAGTCTATCTGTCCGGGACGAAGATCACGGATGAAGGTCTCAAACACCTGGGTGCGTTGCCACGCTTGCGTCGACTACGAATCAGCAACACGCAAGTGACGGGTGAAGGCATGCAACACCTGGCGTCGGCTAAGAAGCTCGCCAACTTAGACGTTAGCAAAACGAGTGTCGATGATCGCGGGCTTGTCTACTTAAGTGAGATTGCCGTTTTAACGGACCTCAATCTCTATACGACCAATGTTGCCGACGCTGGTGCCGATCATCTTTCAACGATGACTCAGCTGACATGGTTGAACTTGGACAACACCAAAATCACTGATGCCACCTTGCCGAAACTCAAACCGCTCGTGAATCTGACCTATCTCCATTTAGGCCGCACAACCGTTTCCGATGCCGGCATTGAGAACCTCTTTGGTTTGAAGAAGCTTACGCGACTGGAAGTTACTAACACAGAGGTAACGGAAGAAGGCGCAGATAAACTGCGGGCCGCTCTGCCGGATTGTGAAGTCCTCTCAGGCAAAACCGACGCCAAATCATAG
- a CDS encoding BBP7 family outer membrane beta-barrel protein, which translates to MPARTSRCVLLGLCLFLPAAMFAPDLMAQGGVYDPGMMSSPGMASVSGDAPPSDYGTDQFVTDGNYPGGPVMPDPTYSLAPPGEWWPAPSFWSIFTKKVLPNSEVRVEWLNYQIDTFGSKVIGAQGFENRDVRLENDVITFGQVPVNVFGQTFTFTVADLQPVAAPTTQPLNLEDSNGFRLTLALPLREGMIEFAYMNIPRVDDRVAAPGYTPNTVFAGIGPSSGFVFGIPSDFPQLENNSVYTIIPVTVDGQFVDPNDVIIDAVDGDLFQVQENAQALIFDQAYRAKFTSESWGFEGKWFGDWSPNNTGLHFYPMIGARIFNLEEQFGQTGITSIGGQRVVQIDSNTENTLFGPQLGFRFEADIWKFTFGAEPRMMVGFNSYEASVGNANVRFAGDPSVFDKEDDLKFSSLFEVGLYGKFDITQNMTLMGGYNFMYLPNVTRPIDNIRYNLNTGSPTNDIRLDKKEEDMHLEGLSVGLEIRFR; encoded by the coding sequence ATGCCTGCCCGCACCTCAAGATGCGTTCTCCTCGGACTGTGCCTGTTTCTGCCGGCAGCCATGTTTGCTCCGGACCTGATGGCTCAGGGAGGAGTTTACGATCCCGGAATGATGTCGAGCCCTGGAATGGCTTCCGTCTCGGGCGACGCACCACCGTCAGATTACGGCACTGATCAATTCGTGACCGATGGCAACTACCCCGGCGGACCGGTCATGCCCGATCCGACATACAGCTTGGCACCTCCCGGGGAATGGTGGCCCGCCCCATCCTTCTGGTCCATCTTTACCAAGAAGGTCTTGCCGAATTCGGAAGTCCGTGTCGAATGGTTGAACTACCAGATCGACACCTTCGGCAGCAAAGTCATTGGGGCTCAGGGCTTTGAGAATCGTGATGTCCGACTGGAAAACGATGTCATCACGTTTGGTCAAGTGCCCGTGAACGTCTTCGGGCAGACGTTCACGTTCACCGTCGCAGATTTGCAACCCGTTGCAGCACCGACAACGCAACCGCTGAATCTCGAAGACTCCAACGGCTTCCGTTTGACTCTTGCGTTGCCGTTGCGTGAGGGAATGATCGAATTCGCTTACATGAACATTCCGCGAGTGGACGACCGCGTCGCTGCTCCCGGATACACTCCCAACACGGTTTTTGCCGGGATTGGACCAAGCTCCGGATTCGTTTTCGGAATTCCCTCCGACTTCCCGCAGCTCGAAAACAACTCGGTCTACACCATCATCCCCGTGACCGTTGATGGGCAGTTTGTAGACCCGAATGATGTCATCATCGACGCCGTGGACGGTGACCTCTTTCAGGTTCAAGAAAATGCCCAAGCATTGATCTTCGACCAAGCTTACCGGGCGAAGTTCACCAGCGAATCGTGGGGTTTTGAAGGCAAGTGGTTCGGCGATTGGTCACCGAACAACACTGGATTGCACTTCTACCCGATGATCGGAGCGAGAATTTTCAATCTCGAAGAACAATTTGGACAGACCGGTATTACCAGCATCGGCGGTCAGCGGGTTGTGCAGATTGATTCCAACACCGAAAACACGTTGTTTGGACCGCAATTAGGATTCCGATTCGAAGCGGACATTTGGAAGTTCACCTTTGGAGCCGAACCCCGCATGATGGTTGGTTTCAACAGTTATGAAGCATCGGTCGGTAATGCGAACGTTCGTTTTGCTGGCGATCCGAGTGTCTTCGACAAAGAAGACGATTTGAAGTTCTCCAGCCTTTTCGAGGTCGGTCTCTACGGGAAATTCGACATCACGCAGAACATGACCTTGATGGGCGGGTACAACTTCATGTATCTCCCGAACGTGACGCGGCCGATCGACAACATTCGGTACAATCTCAATACCGGCTCGCCGACCAACGATATTCGCTTGGATAAGAAAGAAGAAGACATGCACCTCGAAGGTCTGTCTGTGGGCTTGGAAATCCGCTTCCGCTAA
- a CDS encoding outer membrane beta-barrel protein, translated as MEFFKKPRKLASRVCGALLGGAMLVSISSVGSAQEFDPNVDPRAEAYDTVDQPFELSTSLLGEDSPFTIGGWTQIGYHDKSNGVFNAHPNDVNLHQQWLYAERVADGSEGLDFGFRFDAVYGVDGPNTQSFGNPPGTFDLDEDFTHGIYGWALPQIYGEVAYGDLSVKVGHFYTIIGYEVVTAPDNFFYSHAFTFNFNEPFTHTGVLATYNVNEDITVWNGWTAGWDTGFEQFNDGDDSDGSNYLGGVSVSLTDTMTAIWACTIGDFGAIGEGYMNSYVFDWAIADDLNYVFQFDYLHTNAASPVGGDGGTDSHSFNQYLFYTVNDWMSAGARGEIWTVEDQSYYECTLGLNLRPDPNVVIRPEVRWQDGLDDTATAFFDRQFGLPTGSAGEAIFGIDAILTY; from the coding sequence ATGGAATTCTTCAAAAAACCACGAAAATTGGCTTCGCGAGTTTGTGGTGCTCTTCTGGGCGGTGCGATGCTGGTTTCGATCTCCTCAGTCGGTTCGGCTCAAGAGTTCGATCCAAACGTTGATCCCCGTGCGGAAGCTTACGATACCGTTGATCAACCGTTTGAACTGAGCACGTCCCTCCTCGGTGAGGATTCACCGTTCACGATCGGTGGTTGGACACAAATTGGTTATCATGATAAGTCCAACGGTGTGTTCAACGCACATCCGAACGACGTCAACCTCCACCAGCAATGGCTCTATGCTGAACGAGTCGCTGATGGTAGCGAAGGCTTGGACTTCGGTTTCCGTTTCGATGCCGTTTACGGTGTTGATGGCCCGAACACGCAATCCTTCGGTAACCCTCCTGGCACGTTCGACTTAGACGAAGATTTCACGCACGGAATCTACGGCTGGGCGTTGCCACAAATCTATGGTGAAGTTGCCTACGGAGATTTGTCGGTTAAAGTTGGTCACTTCTACACCATCATTGGTTACGAAGTTGTGACGGCTCCCGATAACTTCTTCTACAGCCACGCCTTCACGTTCAACTTCAACGAGCCCTTCACCCACACGGGTGTCTTGGCGACGTACAACGTCAACGAAGACATCACCGTCTGGAACGGATGGACAGCTGGTTGGGACACCGGTTTCGAACAATTCAACGACGGCGACGATTCCGATGGTAGCAACTACCTCGGTGGTGTGAGCGTCTCGCTGACCGACACGATGACCGCGATCTGGGCGTGCACCATCGGCGACTTCGGTGCCATCGGTGAAGGTTACATGAACAGCTATGTGTTCGACTGGGCCATCGCTGACGACTTGAACTACGTGTTCCAGTTCGACTACCTCCACACCAACGCTGCTAGCCCGGTCGGTGGTGACGGCGGAACGGACAGCCACTCCTTCAACCAGTACCTCTTCTACACGGTCAACGACTGGATGTCAGCCGGTGCTCGTGGCGAAATCTGGACCGTTGAAGATCAAAGCTACTACGAGTGCACACTCGGCCTCAACTTGAGACCTGATCCGAACGTTGTGATTCGTCCGGAAGTTCGCTGGCAAGATGGGTTGGATGACACCGCGACCGCCTTCTTCGATCGCCAATTCGGTCTGCCAACCGGAAGTGCCGGCGAAGCGATCTTCGGTATCGATGCAATCCTGACTTACTAG